In Vigna unguiculata cultivar IT97K-499-35 chromosome 3, ASM411807v1, whole genome shotgun sequence, a single genomic region encodes these proteins:
- the LOC114175285 gene encoding LEAF RUST 10 DISEASE-RESISTANCE LOCUS RECEPTOR-LIKE PROTEIN KINASE-like 1.5, translated as MHEEKVVDIVIGTKHERAAYRPNCLDAAVPCNTQTCSSNNTNPCPPFSSHPPFPFSSTPGCGHPSFHITCSSPHSFISINNLSFSILSYNFNTSSITLSPRPNPTPHPNCPSFSFIPTRPINLSATPFRVSAATCSRLSFLRPCSPPSLPNCSHCPSQCHLIKSPSHLLPNCRSTHHSPQYSDSPCLTDILGFLQQFLKNGIQLDSDQSRDPYFTNCTICRANSSSAATQQDPTTLFLRLHRSASLLPPVFSYDDLAAATHNFDPKRKIGDGGFGSVYLAQLRDGCSGCCCRWFCSCREKWRSCAREEERGCSFEP; from the exons ATGCATGAGGAGAAGGTTGTAGATATAGTGATTGGCACAAAACACGAAAGGGCTGCATATAGGCCCAACTGTTTGGATGCAGCTGT ACCCTGCAACACTCAAACATGCTCTTCCAATAACACAAACCCGTGTCCTCCGTTCTCCTCTCACCCTCCTTTCCCTTTCTCCTCCACACCAGGCTGTGGCCACCCCTCCTTCCACATAACCTGTTCCAGCCCCCATTCTTTCATCTCCATCAACAACCTCTCCTTCTCCATACTCTCCTACAACTTCAACACCTCCTCCATAACCCTCTCCCCTCGCCCTAACCCAACGCCTCACCCCAACTGTCCCTCCTTCTCCTTCATTCCTACCCGCCCCATCAACCTCTCCGCCACCCCCTTTCGTGTCTCAGCCGCCACGTGCTCCCGCCTCTCCTTCCTCCGCCCCTGCTCGCCGCCTTCCCTCCCCAACTGCTCCCACTGCCCCTCCCAGTGCCACCTCATCAAATCTCCCTCCCACCTTCTCCCTAACTGCAGATCCACCCACCACTCCCCTCAGTACTCAGACTCCCCCTGCCTCACCGACATCCTCGGCTTCCTCCAACAGTTCCTCAAGAACGGAATCCAACTCGACTCGGACCAGAGCCGTGACCCCTACTTCACTAATTGCACCATCTGTCGCGCCAACTCCTCCTCCGCCGCCACGCAGCAAGACCCCACCACGCTCTTCCTCCGCCTCCACCGCTCTGCCAGTCTACTGCCCCCGGTCTTCTCCTACGACGACCTCGCTGCTGCTACCCACAACTTCGACCCCAAGCGGAAAATCGGCGACGGCGGGTTTGGGTCTGTCTACCTCGCGCAGCTCCGCGACGGCTGTTCTGGTTGTTGCTGCCGCTGGTTTTGCTCCtgcagagagaaatggaggagCTGCGCGCGTGAGGAAGAAAGGGGCTGCAGttttgagccctaa